A genomic stretch from Falco naumanni isolate bFalNau1 chromosome 8, bFalNau1.pat, whole genome shotgun sequence includes:
- the NMI gene encoding N-myc-interactor, which yields MDLTSPPLSLKDNGFNVTTPDPSKDEMERLKEELKKWKERVENAEKTKAHLLFCKLSADNEYDKAEEELRKIKDLQEKQHKDIIMPRDTLEEELCLLNQENAMLKKEIEKLKEDLAECSLVPLRDGQIKKKVAEMKLKFTHMEDMKDNYQDMNTHCVFRVTTKIPFRLNQNQALLTFEDEEVAQRLIKMGKHSVNMDNKITDVRVKPFTLEMGIKFELHVAVSGKKINVSEVPELSIPEDWMRDKLELNFYKSEQGGGGEIENVDYDKQSRTAVITFLRPGATNGFVRCTKHPFFVNGRCYRVSVSPNTDVHLEKFQVYCGISKKTILLKGIQETEEDEESVQDMIEIHFQKPSNSGGEIDKIKYVSKGVTWVCFEEDT from the exons aatGTGACAACCCCTGACCCATCAAAAGATGAGATGGAAAGACTTAaagaagaactgaagaaatgGAAG GAAAGAGTTGAAAAcgctgaaaaaacaaaagctcatcttcttttctgtaaattaagTGCTGATAACGAGTATGATaaagcagaggaggagctgAGAAAGATAAAGGACCTTCAAGAGAAGCAGCATAAGGACATTATTATGCCTAGGGACACTCTTGAG GAAGAACTCTGTCTACTAAACCAAGAAAATGCGATGcttaagaaagaaattgaaaagcTCAAAGAAGACCTTGCAGAATGTAGTTTGGTGCCTTTGCGGGATGGTCAG attaaaaaaaaggtagcagaaatgaaactgaagtttACTCACATGGAAGACATGAAGGATAATTATCAAGATATGAATACTCACTGTGTTTTTCGTGTAACTACAAAAATCCCATTCAGACTGAATCAAAACCAGGCACTGCTTACTTTTGAAGATGAAGAAG TTGCCCAGCGACTAATAAAAATGGGTAAGCATTCTGTGAACATGGACAACAAAATAACAGATGTGAGAGTGAAGCCTTTTACACTTGAAATGGGAATCAAATTTGAG ctCCATGTCGCTGTTTCTGGAAAGAAGATTAATGTTTCAGAAGTACCTGAGCTATCCATTCCTGAAGACTGGATGAGAGACAAACTAGAGTTGAATTTCTACAAATCTgaacagggaggaggaggggaaataGAAAATGTCGACTATGACAAGCAGTCTAGAACAGCTGTTATTACGTTCCTCAGACCTGGAG CAACTAATGGCTTTGTGAGATGTACCAAACATCCTTTCTTTGTAAATGGAAGGTGCTATAGGGTTTCTGTTTCCCCAAACACTGATGTACACTTGGAAAAGTTTCAG GTCTATTGTGGGATTTCTAAGAAGACCATTCTGTTGAAAGGAATTCAAGAGACGGAAGAGGATGAGGAAAGCGTACAGGACATGATTGaaattcattttcagaagcCTAGTAATAGTGGTGGGGAAATAGATAAAATCAAGTATGTATCGAAAGGAGTAACATGGGTTTGTTTTGAGGAGGATACTTAG